A region from the Ciconia boyciana chromosome 1, ASM3463844v1, whole genome shotgun sequence genome encodes:
- the GTSE1 gene encoding G2 and S phase-expressed protein 1 isoform X1 translates to MRARGERHVSGARFQTSRRHRRIAALLRARRPRGDTMEEGKEMAAHCSSHVIEEKLGICMSNVSDFPLLTDEKFDFDLSLSPASGNEDEVFVGPLGHKEKCIAVNIEAKQNAEKKSVPASDDKLTWSPLTGEKFVEIFKEAHLLALQIETGSKNEQTKISQSQEQENKIIEKFVEDSKSKLKILRNQNIDKSPRAVKRETYCVRDSPACQLPPCFQKELDKLLSDDKTHALHINPNRSPVKICISPTKIASSPLTQEQKTKERSTKATGKLPTAKPSSTLGKSNLLTIEKPKPGKHTSISTKRDLNSMGSSEDLISDKSSAASDVFESSFSGSSSAQDKKALPAPSKPGLKKITHLKLSGVASGLTRKTTSSSSVSSLNSSLNSSLPISPIGKNGKSSMSSKASVSGSKLSSSTNKLALVRPTRVSSLQAANTEKSRNQARSASAPKISSAVSSAKSSASATSSEAAGSGIQRLSSVPSLQKLCQQNKDGSATKGSLCPKPKARVLSVPTSQTKVPVKTGDTPPNKPAPKATPSLGLTFCGTLGSAMAVSTPVKAPEDGIFQNSCFPERSVSMTPASLKRSCLPTPVRCISGFPAVTPKTAPRMAFSPCAASVRQSSSFSTKKTLTAGSKQTKGSKTQISSSEDDISPPPVLPLVLNFSPEKTAAEVIENELKEAEVQKQLAEEKQTEALLVDIGVDKCLPHTLECESRPLIDLSNTPEVNKITPLKPTFSGHVKLIDLSSPLITLSPDVNKENLDSPLLKF, encoded by the exons ATGAGGGCGCGCGGGGAGCGTCACGTGAGCGGGGCGCGATTTCAAACGTCCAGGCGGCACCGCCGCATCGCTGCGCTGCTTCGTGCTCGGCGGCCCCGTGGAG ACACtatggaggaaggaaaagaaatggcagcACATTGCTCAAGTCATGTGATTGAAGAAAAACTGGGTATTTGCATGAGCAATG TTTCAGACTTTCCTCTTCTGACTGACGAAAAGTTTGATTTTGACCTTTCACTCTCTCCAGCAAG TGGAAATGAAGATGAAGTTTTTGTTGGACCTTTGgggcacaaagaaaaatgtattgctgTCAATattgaagcaaaacaaaatgctgaaaaaaagagtGTGCCTGCTTCTGATGATAAACTTACGTGGAGCCCACTTACAGGAGAGAAATTTGTGGAAATCTTCAAAGAAGCTCATTTGTTAGCACTGCAAATAGAGACTGGAAGCAAGAATGAACAGACTAAAATAAGCCAATCgcaagaacaagaaaacaaaattatagaaaaatttGTGGAGGACTCAAAGTCAAAATTGAAAATACTGAGAAACCAAAATATAGACAAAAGTCCCAGAGCTGTTAAAAGGGAGACATACTGCGTGCGCGATAGCCCAGCATGTCAGCTGCCACCTTGTTTTCAGAAGGAATTGGATAAACTTTTGTCAGATGACAAAACACATGCTCTTCATATTAATCCAAACAGAAGCCCTGTTAAAATTTGTATATCTCCAACAAAAATTGCCAGTTCACCTCTGACACAAGAACAGAAGACTAAGGAAAGAAGTACGAAGGCAACTGGCAAACTGCCAACAGCAAAACCTTCATCTACTCTTGGAAAAAGCAATTTGTTGACTATTGAAAAG CCCAAACCAGGAAAACATACTAGTATTTCTACAAAAAGAGACTTGAACAGCATGGGATCATCTGAAGATCTAATTTCTGATAAATCTAGTGCTGCTTCAGATGTCTTTGAGTCTTCGTTCAGTGGCAGTTCCTCAGCGCAAGACAAAAAAGCCCTTCCTGCACCAAGTAAG CCTGGCCTAAAGAAGATCACACATCTGAAACTTTCTGGTGTTGCCAGTGGTCTCACAAGAAAGACTACATCTTCATCATCAGTTTCCAGCTTGAACTCAAGTCTGAATTCAAGTTTACCCATTTCTCCCATAGGAAAAAATG GAAAATCAAGCATGTCTTCAAAAGCTAGTGTGAGTGGCTCTAAGCTTTCATCTAGTACAAACAAGCTGGCCCTTGTCAGACCTACCAGGGTGTCATCTCTGCAGGCTGCCAATACTGAGAAATCCAGGAACCAAGCAAGATCAGCTAGTGCTCCCAAAATATCTAGTGCTGTAAGCTCGGCTAAATCTTCGGCTTCTGCAACATCATCTGAGGCTGCAGGCAGTGGAATTCAGAGGCTGAGCTCTGTTCCCAGTCTGCAGAAGCTATGTCAGCAGAATAAAGATGGAAGTGCAACAAAAGGAAGCCTCTGTCCAAAGCCCAAGGCTAGAGTTTTGTCTGTTCCTACAAGTCAAACTAAGGTTCCAGTGAAGACTGGAG ATACACCACCAAACAAACCAGCACCAAAAGCAACACCATCTCTTGGATTAACATTTTGTGGCACACTTGGAAG TGCCATGGCAGTCAGCACTCCTGTGAAAGCCCCAGAAGATGGGATCTTTCagaattcttgttttcctgagaGGTCTGTTTCCATGACTCCTGCCAGTCTGAAACGGTCTTGCTTACCTACACCTGTTCGTTGTATCTCGGGATTTCCAGCAGTGACTCCTAAAACTGCACCAAGAATGGCATTTTCTCCATGTGCTGCATCTGTTCGCCAAAGTTCCAGCTTTTCTACCAAAAAGACTCTTACAGCTGG TTCTAAACAGACAAAAGGGAGTAAGACACAGATATCTTCTTCAGAAGATGATATATCTCCTCCACCTGTGCTACCTCTTGTGCTTAACTTCTCACCagaaaaaactgctgcagaagtaatagaaaatgaattaaaagagGCTGAAGTACAAAAACAGCTGgctgaagagaaacaaactgAG gccttACTGGTAGATATTGGAGTAGACAAATGTCTCCCACACACTTTGGAATGTGAAAGTAGACCTCTGATTGACCTTTCCAATACTCCTGAAGTGAATAAGATTACTCCTCTAAAGCCTACATTCTCAGGGCACGTAAAG ctaatTGATTTGAGTTCGCCTCTTATCACTCTGAGTCCTGatgtaaacaaagaaaatctggATTCCCCTCTACTAAAGTTCTGA
- the GTSE1 gene encoding G2 and S phase-expressed protein 1 isoform X2, with translation MEEGKEMAAHCSSHVIEEKLGICMSNVSDFPLLTDEKFDFDLSLSPASGNEDEVFVGPLGHKEKCIAVNIEAKQNAEKKSVPASDDKLTWSPLTGEKFVEIFKEAHLLALQIETGSKNEQTKISQSQEQENKIIEKFVEDSKSKLKILRNQNIDKSPRAVKRETYCVRDSPACQLPPCFQKELDKLLSDDKTHALHINPNRSPVKICISPTKIASSPLTQEQKTKERSTKATGKLPTAKPSSTLGKSNLLTIEKPKPGKHTSISTKRDLNSMGSSEDLISDKSSAASDVFESSFSGSSSAQDKKALPAPSKPGLKKITHLKLSGVASGLTRKTTSSSSVSSLNSSLNSSLPISPIGKNGKSSMSSKASVSGSKLSSSTNKLALVRPTRVSSLQAANTEKSRNQARSASAPKISSAVSSAKSSASATSSEAAGSGIQRLSSVPSLQKLCQQNKDGSATKGSLCPKPKARVLSVPTSQTKVPVKTGDTPPNKPAPKATPSLGLTFCGTLGSAMAVSTPVKAPEDGIFQNSCFPERSVSMTPASLKRSCLPTPVRCISGFPAVTPKTAPRMAFSPCAASVRQSSSFSTKKTLTAGSKQTKGSKTQISSSEDDISPPPVLPLVLNFSPEKTAAEVIENELKEAEVQKQLAEEKQTEALLVDIGVDKCLPHTLECESRPLIDLSNTPEVNKITPLKPTFSGHVKLIDLSSPLITLSPDVNKENLDSPLLKF, from the exons atggaggaaggaaaagaaatggcagcACATTGCTCAAGTCATGTGATTGAAGAAAAACTGGGTATTTGCATGAGCAATG TTTCAGACTTTCCTCTTCTGACTGACGAAAAGTTTGATTTTGACCTTTCACTCTCTCCAGCAAG TGGAAATGAAGATGAAGTTTTTGTTGGACCTTTGgggcacaaagaaaaatgtattgctgTCAATattgaagcaaaacaaaatgctgaaaaaaagagtGTGCCTGCTTCTGATGATAAACTTACGTGGAGCCCACTTACAGGAGAGAAATTTGTGGAAATCTTCAAAGAAGCTCATTTGTTAGCACTGCAAATAGAGACTGGAAGCAAGAATGAACAGACTAAAATAAGCCAATCgcaagaacaagaaaacaaaattatagaaaaatttGTGGAGGACTCAAAGTCAAAATTGAAAATACTGAGAAACCAAAATATAGACAAAAGTCCCAGAGCTGTTAAAAGGGAGACATACTGCGTGCGCGATAGCCCAGCATGTCAGCTGCCACCTTGTTTTCAGAAGGAATTGGATAAACTTTTGTCAGATGACAAAACACATGCTCTTCATATTAATCCAAACAGAAGCCCTGTTAAAATTTGTATATCTCCAACAAAAATTGCCAGTTCACCTCTGACACAAGAACAGAAGACTAAGGAAAGAAGTACGAAGGCAACTGGCAAACTGCCAACAGCAAAACCTTCATCTACTCTTGGAAAAAGCAATTTGTTGACTATTGAAAAG CCCAAACCAGGAAAACATACTAGTATTTCTACAAAAAGAGACTTGAACAGCATGGGATCATCTGAAGATCTAATTTCTGATAAATCTAGTGCTGCTTCAGATGTCTTTGAGTCTTCGTTCAGTGGCAGTTCCTCAGCGCAAGACAAAAAAGCCCTTCCTGCACCAAGTAAG CCTGGCCTAAAGAAGATCACACATCTGAAACTTTCTGGTGTTGCCAGTGGTCTCACAAGAAAGACTACATCTTCATCATCAGTTTCCAGCTTGAACTCAAGTCTGAATTCAAGTTTACCCATTTCTCCCATAGGAAAAAATG GAAAATCAAGCATGTCTTCAAAAGCTAGTGTGAGTGGCTCTAAGCTTTCATCTAGTACAAACAAGCTGGCCCTTGTCAGACCTACCAGGGTGTCATCTCTGCAGGCTGCCAATACTGAGAAATCCAGGAACCAAGCAAGATCAGCTAGTGCTCCCAAAATATCTAGTGCTGTAAGCTCGGCTAAATCTTCGGCTTCTGCAACATCATCTGAGGCTGCAGGCAGTGGAATTCAGAGGCTGAGCTCTGTTCCCAGTCTGCAGAAGCTATGTCAGCAGAATAAAGATGGAAGTGCAACAAAAGGAAGCCTCTGTCCAAAGCCCAAGGCTAGAGTTTTGTCTGTTCCTACAAGTCAAACTAAGGTTCCAGTGAAGACTGGAG ATACACCACCAAACAAACCAGCACCAAAAGCAACACCATCTCTTGGATTAACATTTTGTGGCACACTTGGAAG TGCCATGGCAGTCAGCACTCCTGTGAAAGCCCCAGAAGATGGGATCTTTCagaattcttgttttcctgagaGGTCTGTTTCCATGACTCCTGCCAGTCTGAAACGGTCTTGCTTACCTACACCTGTTCGTTGTATCTCGGGATTTCCAGCAGTGACTCCTAAAACTGCACCAAGAATGGCATTTTCTCCATGTGCTGCATCTGTTCGCCAAAGTTCCAGCTTTTCTACCAAAAAGACTCTTACAGCTGG TTCTAAACAGACAAAAGGGAGTAAGACACAGATATCTTCTTCAGAAGATGATATATCTCCTCCACCTGTGCTACCTCTTGTGCTTAACTTCTCACCagaaaaaactgctgcagaagtaatagaaaatgaattaaaagagGCTGAAGTACAAAAACAGCTGgctgaagagaaacaaactgAG gccttACTGGTAGATATTGGAGTAGACAAATGTCTCCCACACACTTTGGAATGTGAAAGTAGACCTCTGATTGACCTTTCCAATACTCCTGAAGTGAATAAGATTACTCCTCTAAAGCCTACATTCTCAGGGCACGTAAAG ctaatTGATTTGAGTTCGCCTCTTATCACTCTGAGTCCTGatgtaaacaaagaaaatctggATTCCCCTCTACTAAAGTTCTGA